One part of the Nitrospiria bacterium genome encodes these proteins:
- a CDS encoding GNAT family N-acetyltransferase: MGKDFSLRDARESDREAIRTVTLAAFQEYAARMHAHWEGYRQGILNALADPTSAERIVAEQDGAVVGAVMLYPPGTVFPRPDGSRVTIEHPEARLLAVARAARGRGIGKALLRECIRRARRSGAAALTLHTSDFMEVGRRMYEGMGFVRAPGLDFHPSKDLTVMGYRLPLGETSPSGPPPPVS; encoded by the coding sequence ATCCGGACCGTGACGCTGGCCGCCTTCCAGGAGTACGCGGCCCGCATGCACGCGCACTGGGAAGGGTACCGCCAGGGAATCTTAAACGCGCTCGCCGACCCGACGTCCGCCGAGCGGATCGTGGCCGAACAAGATGGCGCCGTCGTGGGCGCCGTTATGTTATACCCGCCCGGAACGGTTTTTCCCCGCCCGGACGGCTCCCGGGTCACGATCGAGCACCCGGAAGCCCGCCTGCTCGCCGTCGCGCGGGCCGCGCGGGGCCGCGGTATCGGTAAGGCGCTGCTGCGCGAATGCATCCGGCGGGCCCGCCGCTCCGGCGCCGCGGCCCTGACCTTGCACACGAGCGATTTCATGGAAGTCGGCAGGCGCATGTACGAGGGGATGGGATTCGTGCGCGCGCCCGGGCTCGATTTTCATCCCTCCAAGGACCTGACGGTGATGGGCTACCGCCTCCCGCTCGGCGAGACGTCGCCCTCCGGACCCCCGCCGCCCGTTTCTTGA